The Drosophila sulfurigaster albostrigata strain 15112-1811.04 chromosome 3, ASM2355843v2, whole genome shotgun sequence genomic sequence GTTCgcgatattttgatatattctGATGCCTTCTTGGTGCCATGCTGAACTTGACACATTGCTTGCAGTGTCTGAAATGTTGCATTCGTCTCTGACAACAAGCTGCGTAAGAGGGGCTCGGTGTAGAGGGACGATTCTTGTGCCATGTGAATCAGCACCATGTCCTGGCCAGCTGAGTCGCTGGGAGCATCGCGGGTGCTCCATTTTAAGGGACGGTAAGCGCTTAACGCTATTTTAGAGCCGCCGGGCACAAAACTTGCAGTGAGTGTGTTGCCACAACGTGTGGCGAGGGCATCGCCTAGTGCCTGCAAGCAAGaactattaatttaaattgatcaAATGTGTGTTAACTGTCTTACAAATGTGGGCAACGTATCATCATTCATTTTCACAACAATTTAATCCGAACTCTTAACAAAACAACACTTTTAGAGAAGCGCGTTTTTATGCGGCAAATATTATTGAGTGTGACCGTGCGTggtatttcaaaatatacatagcTCTGTTGGTATCGACAATATTGGTGAACATGGCTGCTTAAAAGAGTGACAAAAAGCGTTGGCAATTGTAAAGCTTTCACTTGTTATTAGGGCTGTcgaatgatttaaaaatatactatatataatatattcttttacgaaaaaatataaaaatatatataaattaaaaaatttaataaataaaaagctattccgttataaatattattatcgaatgaataaaattattatcgatatactgatatttttgtatattttcaacaacCCTACTTGGTATACCGCTAACCTTGAAAGTTCTTTGAATTTACGAcgtcaaaatattttcaatacaattcgaaaatttgtaaaatggaGTTAGATGATCTGCAAGCGGTTTTAGCTCTATTCGAGCgcaatgtaaacaaattacaTGCAAACTTAAGTGCGTACATTCAGGAAATACAATTATCGCACCAATCACTTGCcgaaaaatgggaaaattatAGCGCTTCAGATGGTCGCCTAATTTCAATTCACGATTGTTTATTGAGTAAAGTTAATACTGCTAATGAGCATGtgatcaaattgaatttgcacaTTAATCTCAATCGCAATCGTCACATGCTTTGCTGCGATGGAAGCCATGAACGCAAATCTCTGGAGATCGACAATAAGCAAGGGAATCACATAAATCTGGATGGAATCGAAGTGGGCGGAGTCGATTCGGACTCTTCAGCTGGCAAAGACAAAGACGGCAAAGTAAAATTGTCGCCACCTCGGGGTGGAAAGCAGATGAGCAGCGAAGAAACCTACCATCAATTGGTGAAAAATATTTCACCCTATATTATAGACAGTATCGTGGAGGCCGCTGTAATGCACGTCGATATTGTTGAGAACTCAATTTTCGTTGGTATGTGGGGCAAGGACACAACGCCACTTCAAAAACTTCTGGATTGCGAAATGCAGCTCGTGGCGCTGCAACAGATTCCCGACTTTGGCGAGATCTTCGCTGTATACGATGACCAGCAGAAGGTAATGGCACGTGTGGTTATCAATGCACCCAATAAAAATGGCGGATACTATGCCTATTTGTTGGACTATGGCGAGAGCATTCATTTGGACGGTACGGAGGCAGTTTTTGGTCTCCCCAAGGATGTGTCTGCCTTGCCGGCAGAAGCTATACGATGCCAAGTTCACAATCTCCAAATTGCCCACATGAGACCATTTCTCTATAAAAGAGTTCAGCTAAGAGTATTAGCCAACAATGGCAAGGACTTGAAGGTAGAAGTATTGGAAGAGCATGAGACGGAGTCCGTCGTAGAGAAGGAGCCTGCAGCGGTGGGTCCAGAACAGTATGACCAGGGAATAGCAAACTCATTCTCAAAAGTAACACCACCTGATTATGATGAGGAAGTGAATTCTGTTATACCCAATCCAGATTCAATGCAGTCAACTCTGCAATTGACTGAAGAACAGAAGGCCATACTCGAGACTGTTGAGGAAGGCACTAGCAATGCTGTGAAGGCAGTGTTGGGATTTAATCCTACCGACGATAAACGTATTTGTCGCCACTATGATCCCAATATTGGTGGCTGCTTTAAAGGTATTATACGATAATGATAACTTGGCTTggttaatttataataatttcaatttaatccaGGATCTCATTGTCGCAAGATGCATGAACATATTGCATCACATGGCGCTACTAAGGACAAGGAGTGCATTGATGCATTACCGATTGCCAGCCGATCACCCAAAGATTTGGGCAGCGTCGTGCGCGTACTGGTcacatatattaaaagttcAACTCAGATTTATGTGCAGTTCATTGACGAATCCACGCCGCTTGTGTGGACCAAAAAAGATGTGCCAGATTCAGAGCTGAAGCTGCACCGTGCACCACGTCCGCTCGACATAGTGTTGGCGCTTTACACCGATGGCTATTACTACCGTGCCCAGATCATCGACGAATTAGATGGCCTGTTTAAAATCTTTTATATCGACTACGGCAATACAGAGTATGTCAGCATCGATTCGATGGCGCAGTGCAACGATGCCCGAAGCCTGAAGCCGTATCGTGCCGTTGGTTGTGTGATTGCAGGCGTTAAGTCATCGCATGAGAAAAGCAATGAGTGCGTTGAGTTCCTTAAGAGCACCTTACTTAATGAAGAGCTTGATGTGTTGCTTGAAAGCGAAACGCCCGATGGATATATTATTCGATTATTGGGTAGTCATGCGGAAATCATCAAGAAAATGATAAAGCGTGGTTACATCGTGTCGAATAACTTTTAAGTTGTATCAATTTAAGTTAGTTTTCGTTTACCTTTATTCATCTCAGCCTAGACGTGGTGTTTGAGTATTAAATACTGTTTTAATCGGCATATTAATTCTTGAATATCTGTCGAAACTCTTAAGTTCCTATACATACTATTCTTTTCACAATTCTGTTTGAAACagaaaaatttcaatattatgacaaattttaattttttgaagtcacgtttaatttgaattgatgAATAACCATTCAATAttcacaaaagaaaaataaggtaataaaatatatagtagcatttgcttttcatttaaatattttttttggcttaaATTGTGTATCAAGCGTTAACCCAAATTAACAATCAAAAAGTAGAAGAATGCCCGAGATCTCACGAGCCGATAAGATATTTATCCTAATCATGGTCGTCGGCATAATCAT encodes the following:
- the LOC133840503 gene encoding uncharacterized protein LOC133840503, encoding MELDDLQAVLALFERNVNKLHANLSAYIQEIQLSHQSLAEKWENYSASDGRLISIHDCLLSKVNTANEHVIKLNLHINLNRNRHMLCCDGSHERKSLEIDNKQGNHINLDGIEVGGVDSDSSAGKDKDGKVKLSPPRGGKQMSSEETYHQLVKNISPYIIDSIVEAAVMHVDIVENSIFVGMWGKDTTPLQKLLDCEMQLVALQQIPDFGEIFAVYDDQQKVMARVVINAPNKNGGYYAYLLDYGESIHLDGTEAVFGLPKDVSALPAEAIRCQVHNLQIAHMRPFLYKRVQLRVLANNGKDLKVEVLEEHETESVVEKEPAAVGPEQYDQGIANSFSKVTPPDYDEEVNSVIPNPDSMQSTLQLTEEQKAILETVEEGTSNAVKAVLGFNPTDDKRICRHYDPNIGGCFKGSHCRKMHEHIASHGATKDKECIDALPIASRSPKDLGSVVRVLVTYIKSSTQIYVQFIDESTPLVWTKKDVPDSELKLHRAPRPLDIVLALYTDGYYYRAQIIDELDGLFKIFYIDYGNTEYVSIDSMAQCNDARSLKPYRAVGCVIAGVKSSHEKSNECVEFLKSTLLNEELDVLLESETPDGYIIRLLGSHAEIIKKMIKRGYIVSNNF